One Polyangiaceae bacterium DNA segment encodes these proteins:
- a CDS encoding ATP-binding cassette domain-containing protein: protein MSDDGLRARIVAEVGAFRLQLELDSGPGPLVVLGPNGAGKSLLLLVLLGAVPVSTGSIALGDRTLLDTARGIDVPLEERRLGYVPQDYALFPHLSVRGNVSFAWRSAHGRASTAEEARAIDEVLARLEIEALAEREPGELSGGERQRVALARALVVSPHALLLDEPLAALDAQARRKIRAHLLKTLAELSLPSLVVTHDAEDARAFGRRIMVLESGRVTQTGSWSELQQQPATEFVRSMTAAPLEGAQDANPLES from the coding sequence ATGAGCGACGACGGACTTCGCGCGCGCATCGTGGCCGAGGTGGGAGCATTCCGGCTGCAGCTGGAACTCGACTCGGGGCCAGGGCCGCTCGTGGTGCTCGGGCCCAACGGAGCAGGCAAGTCCTTGCTCCTCTTGGTGCTGCTTGGCGCGGTCCCCGTCAGTACGGGCAGCATCGCGCTCGGCGATCGCACCCTGCTCGACACCGCCCGCGGCATCGACGTCCCGCTCGAGGAACGGCGCCTTGGCTACGTTCCCCAGGACTACGCTCTCTTTCCCCACTTGAGCGTGCGCGGGAACGTGAGCTTCGCCTGGCGCTCTGCGCACGGGCGAGCCTCGACCGCAGAGGAGGCCCGAGCGATCGACGAGGTCCTAGCTCGTTTGGAAATCGAGGCCTTGGCGGAACGCGAGCCAGGAGAGCTGTCCGGCGGTGAGCGCCAGCGCGTGGCTCTGGCTCGCGCGCTCGTGGTTTCGCCGCACGCGCTGCTTCTCGACGAGCCCCTAGCCGCCCTGGATGCCCAAGCACGACGCAAGATACGGGCGCACTTGCTGAAGACCCTCGCGGAGCTTTCCCTACCTTCTCTGGTCGTGACGCACGACGCTGAGGACGCGCGCGCCTTCGGCCGTCGGATCATGGTGCTGGAATCGGGCCGGGTCACGCAGACGGGCAGTTGGTCCGAACTGCAACAACAGCCGGCTACCGAGTTCGTGCGGTCCATGACCGCTGCGCCCCTGGAGGGCGCGCAGGACGCGAATCCGCTCGAGTCGTGA
- a CDS encoding ABC transporter permease, protein MTRARLLRQESVLAALGGVLLLLLVAPVLFLFTATTPAEFAQGLAHPLVLPALKLSLVTSVTTLAVAVILGTPLAWLLARARGRLARAVETASQLPIVLPPAVAGVALLLTFGSQSPLAGLLYPEGTSLAPSLAAVVLSQLFVSAPLYLRSATTAFRTLDPRMELVARTFGASPWRVFLRVSIPLAASGMTTGAALCWARALGEFGATLMFAGNLPGVTQTLPLAIYTALAADLRAAQALSVLLVLVAFGLLVAVRVSSRIRDAG, encoded by the coding sequence ATGACGCGCGCGCGGCTGCTCCGCCAAGAGAGTGTGCTCGCCGCCCTGGGCGGCGTTCTGTTGCTGCTGCTCGTCGCGCCCGTCCTCTTTCTATTCACAGCAACGACGCCCGCCGAGTTTGCCCAGGGTTTGGCCCATCCCCTCGTCCTGCCCGCGCTGAAGCTGAGCTTGGTGACGAGTGTGACCACCCTCGCCGTCGCCGTCATCCTCGGCACGCCCCTAGCCTGGCTCCTGGCGCGCGCACGCGGTCGCCTCGCCCGTGCCGTGGAGACGGCAAGTCAGCTTCCCATCGTTCTGCCCCCGGCCGTTGCCGGCGTCGCACTGCTGCTCACCTTCGGCAGCCAAAGTCCGCTTGCAGGGCTGCTCTATCCGGAAGGGACTTCCTTGGCTCCCTCGCTTGCCGCGGTCGTGCTCTCGCAACTATTCGTGTCGGCGCCGCTCTACCTGCGCTCCGCCACGACCGCGTTCCGCACCCTCGACCCACGCATGGAGTTGGTCGCACGCACCTTTGGCGCATCGCCCTGGCGTGTGTTCTTGCGCGTCAGCATCCCATTGGCTGCGTCCGGCATGACGACCGGGGCAGCCTTGTGTTGGGCACGCGCCCTGGGTGAGTTCGGAGCAACCCTGATGTTCGCCGGCAACCTGCCTGGAGTCACGCAAACCCTGCCCCTCGCGATCTACACGGCCTTGGCCGCCGACTTGCGCGCGGCGCAAGCGCTTTCCGTTCTGCTCGTGCTGGTGGCCTTTGGGCTCCTCGTGGCGGTGCGCGTCAGCAGCCGCATCCGGGACGCGGGATGA
- the modA gene encoding molybdate ABC transporter substrate-binding protein, translating into MRRRAALLAPLALALGASRCNQRGPSEESEVTVYAAASLQTAFTDLARAFERMNAGTRVRLAFAGSQELRVQLEHGARADVFASADMRVMNALIAAGRARHAEVFAHNALVIVVSPKSRVPLRRFEDLALAPRLSLAAPEVPIGHYSEEVLTRAERKLGSDFHGRVLAHVVSRELSVSQVLAKVMLGEVDAGIVYASDAKAAGTRVLTRRIPPQYNVRADYPVTVLNAAPHPELAHRFVDSLAADAGRDALLAAGLSLPEAHPAP; encoded by the coding sequence ATGCGACGACGCGCCGCACTGCTGGCCCCCCTTGCTCTCGCCCTCGGAGCGAGCCGCTGCAATCAGCGTGGCCCCTCGGAAGAATCCGAGGTCACCGTCTACGCGGCCGCCTCCTTGCAGACCGCTTTCACCGACCTGGCGCGCGCATTCGAGCGCATGAACGCGGGGACACGCGTGCGGCTCGCCTTCGCGGGAAGCCAAGAGCTTCGCGTGCAGCTGGAGCACGGCGCGCGCGCGGATGTCTTCGCATCGGCGGACATGCGCGTGATGAACGCGCTCATCGCAGCGGGTCGTGCCCGCCACGCCGAGGTGTTCGCTCACAACGCGCTCGTGATCGTGGTTTCCCCAAAGAGCCGCGTGCCCCTGAGGCGCTTCGAAGATCTTGCGCTCGCGCCGCGACTGAGTCTCGCGGCCCCGGAGGTGCCCATCGGTCACTACAGTGAGGAAGTGCTGACGCGCGCAGAGCGGAAGCTCGGCTCTGACTTCCATGGTCGTGTCCTGGCTCACGTCGTGTCGCGTGAGCTCAGCGTGAGCCAAGTACTCGCAAAGGTCATGCTCGGCGAAGTGGATGCAGGCATCGTGTACGCAAGCGACGCCAAGGCAGCCGGAACGCGCGTGCTCACCCGACGCATCCCGCCTCAGTACAACGTGCGCGCCGACTATCCAGTGACGGTCCTGAATGCCGCGCCCCACCCGGAGCTCGCTCACCGTTTCGTCGACAGCCTGGCTGCAGATGCAGGGCGCGACGCCTTGCTGGCGGCGGGGCTGTCCCTCCCCGAGGCGCACCCGGCCCCATGA
- a CDS encoding substrate-binding domain-containing protein, with amino-acid sequence MATVAEVRRSRGISQAALAAQVGISRQALGAVEAGRATPGVDVALRLAGALDCSVEALFGEPPRADTLDAEWVGTGSDPRVALARLAERWVCYPLTDTVATAADALVERRHERNARVLPLRSTRDAADSLVVMGCAGAFGTLAERVNSRSDGGRLLWVSASSTRALEALAAQQTHVAGVHLQDGKSGSQNVADVARITAGTRGISVVTLGSWRLGLVTARDNPRALRGLRDLAQRGLRIATREVGSGARRSLDRELRRAGLLRKVQANVVLCARSHAQVATAVELGAVDVGIATEDAARVHGLGFVPLETERYDLAFPTELQHDLRLQRMIDMLTAAPMRRELSALGYDLRDAGTRVAVLEGS; translated from the coding sequence ATGGCGACAGTGGCCGAGGTCCGGCGATCCCGGGGCATTTCCCAAGCGGCACTGGCCGCCCAGGTGGGTATCAGCCGCCAGGCTCTGGGCGCCGTGGAAGCCGGCCGCGCCACACCGGGCGTGGATGTCGCGCTGCGCCTCGCAGGCGCGCTCGACTGCAGCGTCGAGGCATTGTTCGGCGAGCCGCCGCGCGCCGACACCCTCGACGCAGAGTGGGTAGGAACCGGCAGTGATCCGCGCGTCGCCCTAGCTCGGCTCGCGGAGCGATGGGTCTGCTACCCACTGACGGACACCGTCGCAACCGCCGCCGACGCGCTCGTCGAGCGTCGCCACGAGCGCAACGCACGAGTTCTACCGCTGCGGTCGACACGCGACGCCGCCGACAGCCTGGTCGTGATGGGGTGCGCCGGCGCCTTCGGCACGTTGGCCGAACGAGTGAACTCGCGCAGCGACGGCGGCCGCCTGCTGTGGGTGTCCGCTTCGAGTACTCGCGCCCTCGAGGCGCTCGCCGCCCAGCAAACCCATGTCGCTGGCGTCCACCTGCAAGACGGCAAGAGCGGCAGCCAGAATGTGGCTGACGTCGCGCGCATCACCGCGGGAACGCGTGGGATCTCGGTCGTCACCCTCGGCAGTTGGCGGCTCGGCCTGGTCACCGCAAGGGACAATCCCCGAGCCCTGCGCGGTCTGCGAGACCTCGCTCAGCGAGGCTTGCGCATTGCCACGCGGGAAGTCGGCTCGGGTGCCCGCCGCTCCCTCGACCGCGAGCTTCGTCGAGCGGGGCTCCTTCGCAAGGTGCAGGCCAACGTAGTCTTGTGCGCTCGGAGCCACGCTCAGGTCGCAACCGCAGTCGAACTGGGCGCCGTGGACGTCGGCATAGCTACCGAGGATGCGGCGCGCGTTCACGGGCTCGGCTTCGTTCCCCTCGAGACCGAACGCTACGATCTCGCCTTCCCCACCGAGCTGCAGCACGACCTCCGCCTGCAGCGCATGATCGACATGCTAACGGCGGCGCCCATGAGGCGCGAGCTGTCGGCGCTGGGCTACGACCTGCGCGACGCCGGCACGCGCGTCGCGGTGTTGGAGGGCTCGTGA
- a CDS encoding metallophosphoesterase — MLTFSSDGPTADRQMRAIIFYLTTFGHIDGDFDASEEAFVKDYISKLVKHRVDGAIDASDTALRAELTTKFTTHFHEVFEGIKHQVRALFDEAVAAGERQDEFVHAKLKLRCFEIFKSFDEKNQEQLMDTIDELIQADGQVHPAEAKLRSELADLLEEDLGVELLDDSAQRPPVAIGGQVALEPTTENHPFFDQFEHHYTADRDRLMKQVEADASLMQKVAATLDAQRAKGAGKLEGKTTVQEFTGSEPFLDGHVYVCPTRPGEDYELIIIGDLHGCYSCLKAVLMQTDFFEKVRRFHEAPTQNPNPKLVLLGDYIDRGMFSYQGVLRSAMQLLATAPEHVYMLRGNHEYYVEHEGKVYGAVRPSEAMDTLKPHLSQEVFARYMKLFDALPNMLFFDRFLFVHGGIPRDLTLKEKYQDLASLNDWDLRFEMMWSDPSSADVIPATLQKQSARFPFGRLQSQAFLQRIGCHTLVRGHEKVDEGFRRVYDDEQQLLISVFSAGGATNNDLPSDSSYREVTPMAMTLRFKDGQSTITPLRIDYERYNSPDKNRFYQAPPEIAHKSG, encoded by the coding sequence ATGCTCACTTTCAGCAGCGACGGACCCACGGCCGATCGTCAGATGCGGGCCATCATCTTCTACCTGACCACCTTCGGGCACATCGACGGCGACTTCGACGCGAGCGAGGAGGCCTTCGTCAAAGACTACATCTCCAAGCTGGTCAAGCATCGTGTCGATGGAGCGATTGACGCTAGCGACACTGCATTGCGTGCCGAGTTGACGACGAAGTTCACGACTCACTTCCACGAGGTATTCGAAGGCATCAAGCACCAGGTGCGGGCGCTGTTCGACGAGGCGGTCGCCGCGGGAGAGCGCCAGGACGAGTTCGTGCACGCGAAGCTCAAGTTGCGTTGCTTCGAGATCTTCAAGAGCTTCGACGAGAAGAATCAGGAACAGCTGATGGACACCATCGACGAGCTGATCCAGGCCGATGGTCAGGTCCATCCGGCAGAGGCCAAGCTGCGCTCCGAGCTGGCGGACTTGTTGGAGGAGGACCTAGGGGTGGAGCTGCTGGACGACTCCGCCCAGCGCCCGCCGGTCGCCATCGGAGGCCAAGTGGCGCTCGAGCCGACCACCGAGAATCATCCCTTCTTCGACCAGTTCGAGCATCACTACACCGCCGACCGCGACCGATTGATGAAGCAGGTCGAGGCGGATGCCTCCCTGATGCAAAAAGTCGCGGCAACCCTCGACGCCCAGCGCGCCAAGGGGGCCGGCAAGCTCGAAGGGAAGACGACGGTACAGGAATTCACGGGCTCGGAACCCTTCCTCGACGGGCATGTGTACGTCTGCCCGACCCGCCCGGGCGAGGACTACGAGCTGATCATCATCGGCGATCTTCACGGCTGCTACAGCTGCCTGAAGGCCGTGCTGATGCAGACGGACTTCTTCGAGAAGGTCCGGCGCTTTCACGAAGCACCGACGCAAAATCCGAACCCGAAGCTCGTGCTGCTGGGCGACTACATCGATCGCGGCATGTTCAGTTATCAAGGTGTATTGCGCTCCGCCATGCAGCTGTTGGCGACTGCGCCGGAGCACGTGTACATGCTGCGTGGCAACCACGAGTACTACGTGGAACACGAGGGCAAGGTGTATGGCGCCGTGCGTCCCAGCGAGGCGATGGATACCCTCAAGCCGCACCTCTCCCAGGAGGTATTCGCTCGCTACATGAAGCTGTTCGACGCCCTACCGAACATGCTGTTCTTCGACCGCTTCCTCTTCGTCCATGGTGGCATTCCTCGGGACCTCACGCTGAAGGAGAAGTACCAGGACCTCGCCAGTCTCAATGACTGGGACCTCCGCTTCGAGATGATGTGGAGCGATCCCTCCAGCGCTGACGTCATCCCCGCCACACTGCAGAAGCAGTCGGCTCGGTTCCCCTTCGGGCGCCTGCAGAGCCAGGCCTTCCTGCAGCGCATCGGCTGTCACACCCTGGTACGAGGCCACGAGAAGGTCGACGAGGGATTCCGCCGCGTCTACGACGACGAGCAGCAGCTTCTGATCAGCGTGTTTTCTGCTGGTGGCGCCACCAACAACGACTTGCCGTCGGACAGCAGCTACCGCGAGGTTACCCCAATGGCGATGACCCTTCGCTTCAAGGACGGGCAGAGCACGATCACGCCGCTGCGAATCGACTACGAGCGCTACAACTCCCCCGACAAGAACCGCTTCTACCAAGCGCCCCCAGAGATCGCCCACAAGAGCGGCTAG
- a CDS encoding protein kinase, which produces MEPSPEQLVDRKYRLVRLLAEGGMGSIWVASHERLGTQVVVKFMGGKLASTQQARRRFEREAKAAAHLNSPHVVRVFDYGVDDNTPYIVMELLEGEDLQTRLARERRLPLHETVRLLSQVARGLAAAHAAGIVHRDLKPSNLFVTTVGDEEVVKILDFGVAKADSLDDTLDRTASGVLVGSPLWMSPEQARSQPVDHRSDLWSLGVVAFALLTGRHLFRGKEMVDTALRVCTDPIPKASSLRPELPTAVDTFFTRALARPVGARFQSAEEMATALADLTSLPQPLSRHTESLVPTPTSSADEVRGETPGPAPSVRDDSLMTTEAPSRARGRRGARWALLALALTGTTAIGFVARSQLDPGAAPEPSASLALPPAQEPPALESAPPPMPSAQRATPSSPSPVLSARPSPPRVSPPAKRAPRSSPTSKPGAQPHPVFGI; this is translated from the coding sequence ATGGAACCGTCACCCGAGCAACTCGTCGACCGCAAGTATCGGCTGGTAAGGCTGCTGGCCGAAGGTGGCATGGGGTCGATCTGGGTCGCGAGCCACGAGAGGCTGGGCACGCAGGTCGTCGTGAAGTTCATGGGGGGCAAGCTTGCGAGTACGCAGCAAGCCAGACGGCGGTTCGAGCGGGAAGCCAAGGCAGCAGCGCATTTGAACAGCCCCCACGTCGTCCGCGTGTTCGACTACGGCGTCGACGACAACACGCCGTACATCGTGATGGAACTCCTCGAGGGGGAAGATCTTCAAACTCGGCTCGCCCGGGAGCGTCGGCTACCGTTGCACGAAACCGTGAGACTCCTGAGCCAGGTGGCCCGCGGGTTGGCCGCCGCCCACGCAGCGGGGATCGTGCATCGCGACCTCAAGCCCAGCAACCTCTTCGTCACGACGGTCGGCGACGAAGAGGTCGTCAAGATCCTGGACTTCGGCGTGGCCAAGGCCGACAGCCTGGATGACACCCTGGACCGCACGGCCAGCGGAGTGCTGGTGGGTTCTCCACTATGGATGAGCCCCGAACAAGCGCGCTCTCAGCCAGTCGACCATCGAAGTGATCTCTGGTCCCTGGGCGTCGTTGCCTTCGCGCTGCTCACGGGCCGACACCTGTTCCGCGGCAAGGAGATGGTCGATACGGCGCTACGCGTTTGCACGGACCCCATTCCCAAAGCGAGCAGTCTACGACCGGAACTACCTACCGCCGTCGACACCTTCTTCACCCGCGCGCTCGCTCGGCCGGTGGGCGCGCGTTTCCAAAGCGCCGAGGAGATGGCGACCGCCCTCGCGGATCTCACGTCACTCCCGCAGCCACTGTCTCGGCACACGGAGTCTTTGGTGCCAACGCCGACGAGCAGCGCTGACGAGGTCCGTGGCGAAACGCCCGGTCCAGCGCCGAGCGTCCGCGACGACTCGCTGATGACGACCGAGGCGCCCAGCCGCGCGCGGGGCCGGCGCGGGGCGCGCTGGGCGCTGCTCGCCCTTGCGCTCACCGGGACCACGGCAATCGGCTTCGTTGCCCGCTCGCAACTAGACCCAGGCGCGGCACCTGAGCCAAGCGCTTCGCTCGCGCTGCCCCCTGCGCAGGAGCCACCCGCGCTCGAGTCAGCTCCGCCACCGATGCCGAGTGCACAACGCGCAACTCCAAGTTCCCCGTCGCCGGTGCTCAGTGCACGACCTTCGCCTCCGCGCGTGTCACCGCCAGCGAAGCGCGCGCCCCGCAGCAGTCCCACGAGCAAGCCAGGCGCGCAACCACATCCAGTTTTTGGGATTTGA
- a CDS encoding sigma 54-dependent Fis family transcriptional regulator, protein MSAPREATGTIEVSPGVVRLRTASIEVLEGPDQGLALHVDRPVVVLGSGADADLVLTDGTVSRAHVRLMLSSEGVRVCDEESKNGTWCDGVRIRDVVLTRATKVRLGTSLLSIVPQAEPSDFPVSRARSFGEVIGVSLAMRHLFSTLERLAKTDVAALLEGESGVGKEVVARALHGESSRAGAAFVALDCGALPASLIESELFGHVKGAFTGASSARVGLFEAADGGTLFLDEIGNLPLELQPKLLRVLESRELRPLGAVESRSVDVRIVAATNASLVDAMHAGTFRQDLYYRLAVARVRIPALRDRHEDILPLAGLFLRRASGDPEASVPEDLAALLESYAWPGNVRELRNVIDRYALLGTRDPAQLFDRTPQPAREDLDLPYLEARTRVLDEFEQRYTRRLLERAGGVVSHAADLAGIARPTLYRMLDRVGLGSRKP, encoded by the coding sequence ATGAGCGCTCCGAGGGAGGCGACGGGCACTATCGAGGTCAGCCCCGGCGTCGTGCGCCTGCGCACGGCGAGTATCGAAGTCTTGGAAGGGCCCGATCAGGGGTTGGCCCTACACGTGGATCGTCCTGTGGTGGTGCTCGGGAGTGGTGCAGACGCGGATCTGGTGCTGACCGACGGCACGGTGTCGCGGGCGCACGTACGCCTGATGCTGAGCAGCGAAGGTGTTCGCGTCTGCGACGAAGAAAGCAAGAACGGCACGTGGTGTGACGGCGTGCGCATTCGTGACGTGGTGCTCACTCGCGCGACAAAGGTACGACTGGGGACCTCACTCCTCTCGATCGTGCCCCAGGCGGAGCCGTCGGACTTTCCAGTCAGTCGGGCGCGGAGCTTCGGCGAGGTCATCGGTGTGTCGCTGGCCATGCGTCACTTGTTTTCCACCTTGGAGCGGCTGGCCAAGACGGACGTTGCTGCGCTGCTGGAAGGGGAGAGCGGAGTAGGCAAGGAGGTCGTCGCGCGCGCGCTGCACGGCGAGTCGTCGCGCGCAGGCGCGGCGTTCGTGGCGCTGGATTGCGGCGCTCTGCCCGCATCCCTCATCGAATCGGAGCTCTTCGGTCACGTCAAAGGGGCATTCACCGGCGCGTCGTCGGCTCGAGTGGGACTGTTCGAGGCAGCCGACGGGGGAACGCTGTTTCTCGACGAAATCGGCAATCTGCCCCTCGAACTCCAGCCCAAGCTGCTGCGGGTGCTCGAGTCGCGCGAGCTGCGTCCTCTCGGCGCCGTCGAGTCCCGCAGCGTGGACGTGCGCATCGTGGCCGCTACGAACGCGAGCCTCGTGGACGCGATGCACGCCGGTACGTTTCGACAGGATCTCTACTACCGCTTGGCGGTAGCCCGGGTGCGCATCCCGGCGCTGCGCGATCGACACGAGGACATCCTGCCTCTGGCGGGCCTCTTCTTGCGTCGCGCCTCGGGCGACCCCGAGGCGAGCGTGCCAGAGGACTTGGCTGCATTGCTCGAATCCTACGCCTGGCCCGGCAACGTGCGAGAGCTGCGCAACGTCATCGATCGCTACGCGCTGCTCGGAACCCGCGACCCGGCGCAGCTCTTCGATCGAACGCCTCAGCCCGCGAGGGAAGACCTCGATCTGCCCTATCTCGAGGCGCGCACTCGCGTGTTGGACGAGTTCGAACAACGCTACACACGGCGATTGTTGGAGCGCGCCGGTGGTGTGGTCTCGCATGCGGCAGATCTGGCCGGGATCGCGCGCCCCACCCTCTACCGCATGCTCGATCGAGTCGGCTTGGGCTCGCGCAAGCCCTGA
- the egtB gene encoding ergothioneine biosynthesis protein EgtB, with translation MALSLPEVPPTAGLLDRYRHVRAVSEALCAPLSKEDMVVQSMPDVSPTKWHLAHVSWFFETLVLREHVAEYRPLDPAYEVLFNSYYNSIGEQFPRSRRGLLSRPGVDEVLEYRARVDAHMHRLLERGVDDALAKVVEVGLHHEMQHQELLLMDILHVLAQNPLAPAYLDEQLPRGQSPAALEFEGIAGGLVEIGHAGDGFCFDNEGPRHKVWLDDFALGRRLVTNGEYLEFIVDGGYERPLLWLSDGFAWVRQEHVAAPAYWRKQRGEWFEFGLHGLAPVDPALPVCHLSYYEADAFATWAGARLPTEAEWEHASAGANSRGTYMSSLRLHPRPADLEDRLQQLFGDVWEWTQSAYAPYPGFAPASGALGEYNGKFMANQLVLRGGACVTPPGHVRGSYRNFYYPHQRWMFSGLRLARGA, from the coding sequence ATGGCCCTGTCACTGCCTGAGGTGCCGCCGACCGCCGGCCTTCTCGACCGCTACCGGCATGTGCGTGCCGTCAGCGAGGCGTTGTGCGCGCCCCTGTCCAAGGAAGACATGGTGGTGCAGTCCATGCCCGACGTCAGTCCGACGAAGTGGCACCTGGCCCACGTCTCCTGGTTCTTCGAAACCTTGGTGTTGCGCGAGCACGTGGCCGAGTACCGACCGCTCGACCCTGCCTACGAGGTGCTGTTCAATTCCTACTACAACAGCATTGGGGAGCAGTTCCCACGATCGCGTCGCGGTCTTCTGTCCCGCCCGGGAGTAGACGAAGTTCTCGAGTATCGTGCCCGCGTCGACGCGCACATGCATCGCCTATTGGAGCGTGGTGTCGACGACGCTCTGGCCAAGGTCGTGGAAGTGGGGCTGCACCACGAGATGCAACACCAAGAACTGTTGCTGATGGATATTCTCCATGTTCTGGCACAAAACCCACTGGCGCCCGCGTACTTGGACGAGCAGCTGCCGCGCGGCCAGTCGCCAGCAGCGCTGGAATTCGAAGGTATCGCAGGGGGCCTGGTGGAGATCGGACACGCCGGGGATGGGTTCTGCTTCGACAACGAAGGACCAAGACACAAAGTCTGGCTCGACGACTTCGCGCTTGGTCGGCGACTGGTCACGAACGGTGAGTATCTGGAGTTCATCGTCGACGGCGGCTACGAGCGCCCGCTGCTGTGGCTTTCAGATGGCTTTGCGTGGGTGCGCCAGGAACACGTCGCAGCGCCAGCATACTGGCGCAAGCAGAGGGGCGAATGGTTCGAGTTCGGGCTCCACGGCCTGGCGCCCGTCGATCCCGCTCTGCCGGTCTGTCACCTCAGCTACTACGAAGCAGATGCATTCGCGACTTGGGCTGGAGCGCGCCTGCCAACCGAGGCCGAGTGGGAGCACGCCAGCGCTGGCGCGAACTCGCGCGGCACGTACATGAGTTCATTGCGGCTTCACCCGCGGCCGGCCGACCTAGAAGACCGACTGCAACAGCTGTTCGGCGACGTTTGGGAATGGACGCAGAGCGCATATGCGCCGTACCCAGGTTTTGCCCCGGCCTCCGGCGCCCTTGGCGAGTACAACGGCAAGTTCATGGCGAATCAACTGGTGCTGCGCGGCGGCGCATGCGTCACGCCGCCAGGGCACGTGCGCGGGAGCTATCGCAACTTCTACTACCCCCACCAGCGCTGGATGTTCTCCGGTTTGCGCCTGGCGCGGGGCGCCTAA
- a CDS encoding nitroreductase family protein: MSDTNPTTLHDPMASRRSPRSFSERPIGDTDLQALFEAARWAPSCFNEQPWRFMVARRADGEAFAGLLACLVEQNQAWAKEAQALVLSLAVEQFKLDGRPNRWAQYDVGQAMAQLVLEAQCRGISAHQMGGFSVDKVRELYALPATVTPMAVMALGYAAPVASLDGEARDFEVAPRRRQPQSEFVFSTRFDQAAKF, from the coding sequence ATGTCCGACACGAACCCCACGACCTTGCACGATCCCATGGCGTCGCGACGCAGCCCTCGATCCTTCAGCGAGCGCCCCATTGGCGATACAGATCTGCAAGCCCTGTTCGAGGCGGCGCGCTGGGCTCCCTCGTGCTTCAACGAGCAGCCCTGGCGCTTCATGGTGGCGCGCCGCGCTGACGGTGAGGCATTCGCCGGGCTACTCGCGTGCTTGGTAGAGCAGAATCAGGCATGGGCCAAGGAAGCACAGGCTTTGGTGCTGTCCCTGGCCGTCGAGCAGTTCAAGCTCGATGGGCGCCCCAATAGGTGGGCGCAATACGACGTGGGACAGGCCATGGCCCAGCTCGTACTCGAGGCGCAATGTCGCGGCATCTCCGCTCACCAGATGGGCGGCTTTTCCGTGGACAAGGTGCGTGAGCTCTACGCCCTGCCGGCGACCGTGACACCGATGGCAGTGATGGCCCTCGGCTATGCAGCCCCCGTGGCTTCCCTCGACGGCGAGGCGCGCGACTTCGAGGTCGCCCCGCGCCGTCGCCAGCCACAGAGCGAGTTCGTCTTCTCGACTCGCTTCGACCAAGCAGCAAAGTTCTGA
- a CDS encoding nitroreductase family protein, which yields MRSDSRPDFPFVDYRMPKVPGPVLVERGKRHFELMNARRSCRAFAPDSVPREAIEWAIRAASTAPSGAHRQPWRFVAIEDVTLKREIRIAAEAEEKKSYEERMPDDWLEALAPFGTTWEKPFLEIAPWLVVVFEETSGFHADGRPRKNYYVKESVGIACGLFISALHQMGLCTLTHTPSPMGFLRTLLRRPDNEKPYILFPIGFPAADARVPDLARKPLDQVAEFHPPR from the coding sequence ATGCGCTCCGACTCCCGTCCGGACTTCCCCTTCGTCGACTACCGCATGCCCAAAGTGCCGGGTCCCGTGCTGGTCGAGCGCGGCAAGCGGCACTTCGAACTGATGAACGCGCGGCGCAGCTGTCGCGCTTTCGCGCCCGACTCGGTGCCACGAGAGGCCATCGAATGGGCCATTCGTGCCGCGAGCACCGCGCCGAGCGGCGCGCACCGACAGCCGTGGCGCTTCGTCGCAATCGAAGATGTGACTCTCAAGCGGGAGATCCGCATCGCGGCCGAGGCAGAAGAGAAGAAGTCCTACGAGGAACGCATGCCCGACGACTGGCTCGAGGCCCTGGCCCCCTTCGGCACCACTTGGGAAAAGCCCTTTCTCGAGATCGCTCCCTGGCTGGTCGTCGTGTTCGAAGAGACTTCCGGCTTTCACGCTGACGGCCGCCCGCGCAAGAACTACTACGTCAAAGAGAGCGTCGGCATCGCCTGCGGCCTGTTCATCAGCGCGCTGCACCAGATGGGCCTGTGCACGTTGACGCACACCCCGAGCCCCATGGGATTCCTACGTACGCTGCTCCGCCGCCCCGACAACGAAAAGCCGTACATCCTGTTCCCCATCGGATTCCCTGCGGCGGACGCTCGGGTCCCAGACCTCGCCCGCAAGCCCCTGGACCAAGTCGCCGAGTTCCATCCGCCCCGGTGA